Genomic segment of Strix aluco isolate bStrAlu1 chromosome 8, bStrAlu1.hap1, whole genome shotgun sequence:
GTCAGATTTTGCAGCCTTTCAGAGGACATATCTGCCAGCtaactgttttaaaaaacttAGATGTAGTAACTGATTTAAAAATGGTTGAGAGGCTCAAGGAGGGGGTGGTTTGCATTGACCACCCAATTTCAGCGAAGAGCCAGGTGAGCTCCCATAGCCAGCATCGTTCTGCCTGCTGGGAACAGCATGTGGGTGGGCAACCCACCCTCTCTCTAGGGCTGGCATCCTCCCGTGAAAATATGGCTTCTTCAGACAGGGACCACAGTGTCCAGGGTGCCAGGTGTCCTGCTGCAGTCCTTCGCTAACtagagggggtggggagggggtgttaCAGAGAGGTGGGCAGTGGATTTCATCCATTTGAGTTGTGGCTGTGAAGGTCCTGAGATGGGCTTGTGTCAGCTGTGAGTTGGTGTTAGGCATCATCTGGCTGATGAGTCAAGATGGTTTTACTTCTTGGTCTTCATAAAGATGGGTACTTGGGTACCCCACATTGCAGGAAAAGCCTTTTATTAAGTGAAAGCTGTTGATTTGGCTGTAAATGTGTTTCATTTCTAACATCTGGCTAACTTTTGTAAATAGCTTATTTCCTATCTCCACACCTCACTCTGCTGGGACTGGCATCTACTTGATGCTGGCTCCTTCCAATGGATGAGGAGTGGGAGCACAGCCTTTGGAGGTTCTTTGGGATGGGCTTACCCTGCACCCTGGGTGATGTCCTCTGCGTGAACGGTGAGTGGGAGTTGGGTTTGGTTCTACGGAAGGGGAGGCTGGGTAGAGTTGGTGACTCTGGAGCAGAAGACCCTGTCCCTCAGGCTGCTCGTGTGTAGAGGAGGTGAGAGTCAGGGTTGGGATGGAGGAGGCAGTGGGAATGGTGGGCACAGCTCCTGCCATCCCAGGACCTGAGCGGCTCGCTCCCAGGAGTGCTGACtgcgggaagcagaggaggaggaaaggaccCTGGGGAAGAGGAGCACAGAGGGGTGCCCAGCGGTGGTGACTCACGTCTGCCTCGTTCCAGAGACCAGGGATGCAGAAGGACTCCAGCAGGTCACTGCCACAGAGCAGTAAGATGCGaagctctgaagaaaagaaacagaaactcaGAGGTGGGAGCAAATGGGGCTGAGCATGCAccgcccccaccccaccctcccaTTGCACTGTGTGTGGGGATCCTCTTCTGCACACACTTTCCCTGCCAAAACAAGTCCCGCTAAAGATCCTGTGGTCCTTCTCGCATCCCTACTGGTGCCAAGCATCAAATACCCTTGACCTACTTTATTTCAGCTCCTCTCTTGTGCTGATGGGTTGTTGTCAGCATTGCTACATGCTATTCAACTATGGTGTACTCCAGCCCTGGAGGTCATTTCTCCTCATTATAGGCACCCACAATCACTTCATGTTCTGCTGCAGAGTCTCTAGCCACAGGGCAATGGGGAGAGCTCAGAGCCCTGGGCATGGTTGTGTTTGCTTTAGCAAAGCTGATGGTGAAGCACCAGAGGTTTTCCTTGCTCATCTTGAAGGACTTCCACGTCCACCATCTCTCTCCTCAGGCTGGGTCTAGTGCTTGCTGACAGCTTGGCTTTGCTGCTCAGCAAGAAAGTTGTGATGTGGGAAGGAGCCTTCTGCTCTGACAGGCCCATAAAGATGAATTTAGTTGCACAACCACCAGAGAAAAGCAATAAACCCACCTGGAGGGGTGGGAAGAGGTGTCTGCATGGGTAGATGCCTCCCTGGTTGGCACTTGCAGGTGGCCAGAGCCTTTACGCTCTGCATGGTGCCGGTGCTTGGATGGGTGTTGTGCCAGGCTGTGTGTGAGCTAGCCCATGAAATGAGTCTCAAAACCACCAGCGAGCTCCCCATGTAGAGCCCTGGATGATGTATGGTGGTGCCAAGTGCGTGGCAGCCCCATGGGTCTAAAGCCCCTAAAGGGCTTTAGAGAAAGGGGCACTGTGGCTGGTTGGGCAGCTGAAAGCCCTCCTGCTGCCATACGCAAAGCTCTGCAGGGCTTCAGGTGATGCGAGGATGTGGTGACACCAACATGGGGGGGGGCAAGTTTGACGGCACTTGGGGTGACTTTCAAGGCATGATGCCGTGGCAGTTCTGTGTCAGTGCTGGGAACCAGGTCCCCACTGCCTGCTCCCTCATTTCAGGCTGCTTGTCTGCCAAGGGAAGGGGGTTCAGGCCAGTTTAGCACTGCTCCTGTTTCACCCCTGAGACCAGTTAGCTGGCATCGGGGGGCAGATGATCGAGCATCCTTCACTCGCCACCAGATCTTCTCCCAAGCTGCGTAGCGCTAGCCCAGAGGAGCCGAAGTGATGTGGAGTGGGGCTACATACTCACCGATCTCCTCGTATCTCATCACCGTCCCCAAGTTGGCATTTTCATCTGGGAAAGGGAAGCAAGAGAGAGGTGCTGGTACCTGGCCTAGAAAAGGGGGCTGGGAGGAAGGCTGGGGGCTGGAGCTAAAGCAGAGGTGATGCTGAACCTTTCCTCTACGTACCCACAAAGGTGAAGCGCTCCATGGGTGGGCGGACGCAGCAAATTCGGCTCAGGCTTTCTCCCACCTTCCCCAGGATCTTTGCTAAAGgtgaagaaggaaaattaatagGAGAGAGGCTGTGCAACCAGCCTGCACAGGTGCTTTGGCCACCCTGGTCCTGCGCCTGGGTGCGGGAACTGCTCTCAGCATCTCCTCACCACCTCCTTTCGTGGTCTTAACTCCCAAGAATGCTATGCTGTGCCTTGAAGGTACCAGCTGGACAGTTAAATCactaaaaaaatcacaaaatgttcatttttatgGGATTTAAGTAATGCCCCCTCTTTTCCTCAGCTAATACCTCCATGTCCCACAACCCACTGGCTCGTGGTGGACCCAGCCACATCCCCTCTCCTGCCAGTTCATCCCTTGCATGCACCCCATGGGTACCAGGTAGCCTTTCTTAGCTGATCTCACTGCCTGGACATCATCCAGCTGAAGTCTGGTGAGATTCCACAGCCATTTTAAGCCGTTCTTGGCTCCCCTTGCTGTGCTAGATGTTAACTAACTCCTCCATCACAGCTTGCCCTGACTTGGTGTATGGAGCCTGATGAGTGACCTGACCCAAAAATAAGAGGATGGAGCACTGTTCCTAATGCTTGGCAGCTCTGACTGGGAGGTGAGGGGCGGGGTGGTAGTCATCCCCCTCCTTCACCCGCTGTTACCtaccagcggtgggcttgttggagACGTTGTTGTTGTTCTGGTAGATGGTCTGCGAGGACTCGTTCTGGGGCTGACCAATCACAGGGGTGATGGAGGGCGTGTTGACGTTGGAGAGGATGCAGCCAGTCACTCTCTGCAATGAGGGTGAGATGTAGCTGGAACAGTGACTTCACCCCCGTTACCTCCCAAAACCTTTACGACCCCCATATCAAGCCTCTGCACCCCAGGCTGTCTTTAGCAACAGGTACGTCCAAGCTCACTTTCGGATCCCCACTCCCATCCGACCTCAGCGGGCGGGCCTGGGGCTAGCAGGACCCTGTGGATAATGACTCATGATTAAGGCTGGGGATGGTGGGATTAACGTTCTGAGCAGACCCACAAGGCTAGCAAGGCTGCAGCcatgctgcctgcaggcaggcatTGCCCCCATTGCTTCGAGGTGCCCATAAATTCcgatgaataaataaaaatacagcagccGATGTATCAGTGGTGCAAAGCCAGAAGCTTACATGTTACCCTGGGCACAAACATGCTCTCTTCTCTCCACTGGTCTCTGCGCGAGAAGGAAGGCATCTCCAGGGGCTCCCTGCCTTCAACACCACAGTCCCTGAATGCACTGGACATCCCGCTGGGCTGGTTAATTCTACTTCTGTGCCTCCTGTCCGGGCTGCCCCTGAGTTTGTATGATGCTGGTTTATCCATTTCCCATCCCTGGTTTGCTCGCTATAACCCAGTGttggcagcagccctgctcttcccATCGCTGCAGTCGCCTGAGGGCGGTCACCTTCCTCCTTGGTTCTCAGGCCTGCCTGGGCTTTGGAGGGACTTTTCCTCCTGGGTTTTGTGCTCCCCAGGGACTTCCCAGACACTGAATTTTCCCACTGAGTCACTCCGTTGGGTTCATACAGTTTAGCTGGTGAGTGGGGACGCCcttccacctctccttcccctcagggTGGAGCAAGCAGTTGGCATTAATGTTTTGGCTTATGCCCACCCCTGCCTTCACTCTGCCTTCACCCCTGCTCTCCTCCTGGTGTACGTGGGGCTGGGatggctgctggctccagctggagGGCTCAAGTTGCCGTTACCATCAGGGCAAGGAGCTCAAAGTGGCTGTGACAAAGTATCCCACACCTCTTCCAGGTCAGGATTTCAGGCACGTTCCTGCAAGCCTTCTCTCTGTCCCAGTCATATTTTGGTTGTTGATGCCCATGTACTGATGCAAGAGCAACCCCACTCCTGTGCTCTCCCCACGCCCTCACCCTGGGTGCACCCACGGCGCGGGGGCTGCCTCACCTTCATCAGGTCACGGTGGTGCTCCAGCACGCTGCAGGTGGTCTGCCAGGTGTCCTGGTAGCACTCCCAGGGGTCCACCCTGTGGGGAGCACACAAGGCAACCATGTTGGCCAATGGCTACTGCCTGGACCTCCTGGCCATGCTACCTCCTCTCCACGGGGCCAGCCAAGAGTGCCATGAGCAGCCACCATTGGTCCTCCAGCTCCGCCATGGACCATGTCCTTCCTCCAGCCCTTCCATCCAGCTCTCCCTAATAGCTCTGGGGACCTGAATGTGTACCTGGACACCTTTCCACTCTCGGTACCCAACTAACTGGCTTTCATTGGCTTGGATGTAACTACATGTGTGATGACCTTGTTTCCTGAGGGCACCCCAGAGGTGTTTCTGGTCCCACCTCAGCCACCAGATGCCACATGGCAatgctgggaaggggagagtCCGTGGGCTGGTGCTGCAGGTGTAGAAAGGGAAGGTGTCATGGCACAAGGCTGGGTGTGTACTGGGTGACTTTGGGCCTCACCCAGACACCACAGACTCAGCAAGGGGCTTGCAAGACCCCCTGAAGCCAAAGGGCTCCCTTGACGGATGGTGTAACACTCCTCATTGGTTGTCTGCTGGACTAGGAGAGGAAGGCCTCTGGTTTTTAATCAAGCTGtggctgggagaggagaaagTCCATCCTGGAGCTCTAGCAGCTGGTTGCATCTCCACTTTGCATGCAGGACCTTGCCATCACGGTGCCGGAgaaggggcaggggctgctgggggctgctgatGCCATGGCGGGTGTGGGCTCTGCCACTCACCTGATCCAGTCAGAGGACTGGACGGCCAGTTGGCACATGGTCAGGCGGTGCCGGCTCGAGACCAGACCCTGCAAGAGAGGGTGATGGAGGAATGGTTACAGGAGGAAAGCATCATGCCCTGGCCAGCCTGAGCTTGCAAACCTTCCCACAGCAGAGCATTGGGCTCGCTCAGATGAGACAGGCCATAAGGACTTGTTCCTGCCcacaaaaatttatttaagaTCCTGTTTGCTGGAGGGGAGGAGTCCCTGCCTTGCTTCAGCCCCGGTTATGCACTGGTCGGTGAGATTTGCTCAGCACCACCACTCTCAGCCCTGCACTGCAGTAGGACCAGATGCAGGAATGGTGGTTTCTTGATGAAATTTCTCCACTTTTCAGGAAAGGAGAAAACTCTCTCCTCTCCTAATTTGGATTTCTGCCCAGCCCCAGGAAGTGCTTTTAAAGGTCTGTTTGCATCATTGTCATCCCCACAATAAAATGGCTTTGAAATcattcagacaaaaaaaccccaacccaacaaGATGACCACCACTGTTTTGGGTGAGAACGTTTCTCTTTGCTGTCTAGTACTTTGGCTGGTTGTAGGGTCTCACTGCAGTTTTTATCTAAAGAGAGAGTGGTTtcatcctctccctcctctcgGAGACTTTCCCATGGTCAGGAGATGCCCTTGGCAGAGGAGGTCCATGAAAGGACCACACGTGCAGGCAGCACTACCCAGTGCTTGCCCCTGGCTTCTGAGATACCCTCTCATGTaggaagcagaaagggaaaatgggGACAACCCACCGTCTTCCCGTAGGAGTCGTGCACAGGCGAGACAATGCCACCGATGACGATGAAACGTCCGGTCTTGTGCAGGTAATCCCGGGCTCGCTCTGAAAGAGGAGGACAAGGAAAAGGGTGCAGGGGGATTCAGCTGGACCCACCGAGCCCCGCAATGTCCCTCTGCCATCCACCAGCTTTGCCTAATGCCTGTGGAGCAGCTTATACCGGCTTGGTCAGCGCCAGGTGGGGAAGGTGACCAAGGGAAGGGCTGGATTTGTCTTTACTGCCCATCTCATTCGGTGCCATCCTTGGTGATATTGAGCATGGACCTTCCTGGGGACCCCCAAACCTTGCAGGAAGGAGGATTTGGTGGAAGAAAGCAGGTCTTTAGCAAAAGCTAAATCACATTTAAACCCCAAATCACCTTCCACCACCTTGCCAGGGCACCAGAGGGACAACCAAAAGCCTGCACCACCAATGAGAGCCGCTCAGCAGAGACAGGCTCTTTCGGCAGCCCTGGAGGAACCAGGCTGAGCTCACTAGGCAATGCATTAAGCTGGTTCATTCACTGCCTGCAGACAAAtcctttcctttctatttttttctgcttataaaCTACATTCACCCTTTCTCTCCCCATGACTTCTCCCTTCCTCGCTGGCTATGGTTCGTTGCTGACTACCAGTCAAAAGTTTTCTTAAATGGCTTTCCTCACCTCAAGCATCACTTCTGACAAAGACCCCTTATGTGTGGGCAAGATTAAAACAGGATAATAACAAAACCTGCTGCATCCACCACCACTAAGCTATGGGGACAACTCCATGGTTTTATGAGAAGAAAACTTTTTGCTGGCTCACATGTTGGCAGCTGGCCATAGCTCCTGCAGGAGGATGTCAATACAGACTGGGGATggatggattgagagcagccctgccaagaagggaTTACTGGAGGGTGACAAATTGGACATGACCCGGCAATGTGttctctcagcccagaaagccaagcatGTCCTGGGTGCATCACCAGCAGcgtgggcagcaggtccagggaggggatactccccctctgctccactctcctgagaccccacctggagcactgcggccagctctggggtccccagtataAGACAGACATAGACCTATTAGAatgggttcagaggaggccatgaaaatgGTCCGAGGGTTGGAATGCCTCTGCtatggagaaaggctgagagagttggggttgttgagcctggagaagagaaagccctagggagaccttattgtggcctttcaatatataaagttggtttgtaagaaaaacagagactttaccagggcctgtagtgacaggacaaaagggcaacagttttaaactaaaagagggtaggcCTAGGGtaaatataaggaagacatttttttacaatgagggttgTGGGACACTGGAatatgttgcccagagaagttgtggatgccccaccATTGGAAGGGTTGAAGGTTGCGTTGAGCAACCTGATGAAAGAAGTCCCTGCCCAAGATGTTTGAAGGTCCCTCGTAAACCATTCCGTGAGTCTGTGATTCTAAGACGTGCTGTTTGTTGACAGCCTAAATAAGAATTGCCATCACGCACAGGTTGCACGCACGAGTGCTTAGCATGGATGGatcccctgccacccccaccacAAGAGTCACACCTCATCTGCTGCTGTTTGGGAAATGCTGAAGTGTTCACCAGGAGGAGCACTGCAGCGGGACTGAGACACTCATCCCCATCTGCTCCTCTCTGTTGGAAAGCGCTGGGATGCTCCTGGTGAGTTCACCACTTCTGAATCTAGCACTTCTTGCTCCCTGCTTTCCCCCTGCTTGCTCTAACCTTACTTGTGTCCTGCTTGCTCAGGCCCTGCTCACTCCCCGCTTGATCCAACTCacagacagcagctgctgggagctgctgctacAGGACAAAGActcagcagaggagaggaaataTTGGTCTGAGAGCATGTCATCTCAGCAGGCTGGGGGAGAGCCTTTCCTGCATGTGGGCTCCTGGGGTCTGCCCCATGTGGTCTCAGACAGAGAGATGGAGCTGTCCTGTTGGGGAATGGCAGCTCCACTGCAAAAGCAATGGCAGGGTTGGTCACAGCGTAGTCCTTGCCACGGCTGCCGGCTGATCCCCAAGGTCTTACTTGCTTTTGGGCATTTTTCCCCCTactatttttcccttctttgcctgGGCTGGTCCTGATGCAGCCAGCCATCctgcttccttccctgcctgcagagaGGGCTGCCCCCGCTTTGGGCGATGGCAATTATGTCCTCCCCTTCTAAAAATCTCTTTGCTGATGCCTCACAGGGTTGCACCCAGCTTCGTCACAGCTCTGCCACAGCAAAGGTCCCTCCCTGTGTCAACACCACGTGTCACCCGTGTCCCACCATGTCAAGAGACTTGCCAGAGTCCCTCCAGCCTGATGTACAGTCTTGGGCGGGTATTTCCAAATGGTGACATCTAAGGATAAAAATGCTGGCGAAGAGTTGCTAAACTCTCATGGGCTCCTATGTCACGTCTGACTTCCCTCTCCTGGCCCCAGAGCACACACCTTCTTGCCCTCTGCTTCCTTAAAGATGTTCTTAGAGAAGCAAAGAGGGTTTCTCACCGATGCCGGAGATGGAAAGTCTTTTCATGCCGCAGCAACGATATCTCCTGCAGCCCAAGCTTTTGCAGCTGTGTAACCACCCCGTTTATTCTTGCTCTCCCACGGGGTGCATTGTCCCCCAGGCACACCGTGTCTGTGCATGAACCACGGCACTGCTGTGGGGTCGCAGCCCAGcagaaagtgaggaggaagaggctgggaGGTGGGAGCGTGGGGCAGGTCATAGTGGTGGCCATGGCTGGGCTGGCCCTGCCTCCTCTGCCGAACATGGGGAGGGTGGCTGGGGAGAGCACAGTGCAGCAGTGCCCGCCCCAGCTATTGAGACagtaggaagaaataaaagatagaaaaggtaaaagcaaaaagggagaaaagattgATGAGTCATtagaaagtgctttttttttttttttttatgcaagtGGAGGatctagaaaatattttgcctttgcaaagaaaatgagcATTTCTGAAGCTAAGGTGACTTTGGGATCCATCCTGAGATGTCACCGTGCATCATATCATATGGACACCCTGCTCTGGCCACCAGCGTTTCCCCatggggatggagagcagccctgcctaAAGGGCTGGTGCCTTCCTGTGCGGCAGCAGCGGGCAGACACTTGCAGGGAgccttcctccccttccacccgCTGCCACCtgcgcccagccccagctggcaCTCACTGAAGCTGACGCAAAGCTCTCCAGCCTGCGTGGGATGGCTCCAGCTTCCCTCAGTGGTATAGCTTCATTATTCCTTGGAAATAAGCAGCAAAGCTAGCTACTGCTCTCTGGGGAGATGTTTCCCCACCCCGGCTGCTCAACATGGCATCAGTCACCCTACAAACCCATCTTTGCCAAAGCAGTCACGTTCTTGTTTCCCCTCCAAAAGAAACTTTCCcaaagagaaataggaaaaaagtggagaaagGGAACAGTCAGTGTTTGCCAGATGCAAGCACAGTCATGATGGGCACAAAGAGGAACATGAGCGGACGGGGGATCCTGCTGCATCTTCTGGAGCTGCTGTGCTGACCTGGGGTTCCTGGGCTTTTGGTGGCAACAGAAACAGCTCGTTGTCCTGCTGCTGGTTGAAAATTAGCCACAGGCTCGTTCATACCTGCCAGCGCCCTGAGGGTAACACTGGTTGGGTTTGAGCATGTGGGAGTGGCAGCTGAGCCTTGGGTCACAGCTCGGCATGACCGGCAGGCGAGAGCACAGCTTGGCAGGTCCAGTGGGGAAAGGGGTTTTTCTGTGTGTACATAAATGGGTaccttttccttcagaaaaccaCTCATCTCCTACAAACAAACACATGGAAACCCCAGCAAACCCATATAATTCCTGTGGCTGCAGGCGGAAAAAGTATTTGCCTCTTTCTACAGCAAGGCCAACAGCTTCAGCAGAGCAGACGGGTGTGCTGCTGGGAAGACATGGATATTGCTGCTTTCTGTGTCACCATCAAAATTGTTCATTTGGTTTTTAGCCTGCacaatattatttaaattaactTGTAAAAACGATGCTGCTctccaaaatatatatataaaagttgGGATCTGCATTTTCAAGACCTTGTTGTTTACCTCAGAAATACCAAACAGAACTTAaataagcatggaaaaaaaatatatttattaactATTAAATCTCTGCGAGGGAAGTATTGGGCAAACATGCGGGCTACGAAGCAGCAGTACGGTGTAGCAAACAGAGGGCTGAGCTGGGAATAGGAAGACCCACCTTCTGGTCCTGCCTTCCCTACAACTTGCAGAGCATCTCTTCATGTCCCAAAGTGGTCTGTTCTCACTTGTTTTCGGGGCAGAGCATGTCCATTTGCTTACAGGACTGCGATCACTTCACGGCTCTGCCCCCTTGCTCACAGCTCTGCTGGCTCGCTTGTTTGTGTAACCATCAGTTAAGCCAGACCTTCACAGCCAGCCACTTCAAAGCAAAAGACTTTAAAAAGATTGTGTTTTCTTAAATGACATCTCAAATCCCAtttggagaggagctgtgctgctAGCGGGGCTGGCACCATGGCGGGAGCAGCCACCTTCACTGCTGGGACAGTGGCAGAGGATTCAGGGCAGATGGCACCGTGGCTTCAGGGTGGCACAAGATTGTGGCATTAATTTGCATCATCTAGATGCACCCGCGCTGCAATCATGCTGCTatgtttaaatctttttttttagaGATTGAATCTTAGACTGACGTACTGTTCAGTGGCTAAATGGAGAGGGCGACAGGCAGCTGTAGCCATGCCTGTCTGAACGAGTTAGCTCATCGAGCCTTGAGTCTCATCCTCTGTACAAGGCAAGACAAAACTGCTTTAGCTCTTCTAAGAGACCCCGGGGATGCTGGTGGTTTGTTCCCCACCCCAGGCTGAGGTCGCAGTGCCTCCTGGCATGTGCAGAAGGAGGTGTGGGTCTCAGCATCTTGAAACAAAGGGTGATCACCAATGTGGTTCCACATGAGGAGCAACTAGGAGTTGGGAAACAAGGGCAGGGAGATGGGGTGGAGGTCATGGCTGGCACAGAAAGGGCAAAGATGGTGAGTCTTCTGCTATCCTTGGGTCTCCTTCTGCCTTTGGGTCTTCTGCTGTCCGCAGGTCTTCCAACCCAAAGAAAGTGGGTCTGTGCACAGCACGGGGCTAAGCTGAGGAGCTCCACGCCTAAGCACGGCACTGGTCGCTCTTCTAAGTTTCTGGAAACGGAACGCTGGGTTTGGTGGATCATTGCTTTgaactgctgtggctgctctgACGTTGTGGCACTTCCTCCAAACTGCCAGGTCCATATTCtcagaaaagacctttttttacaaaatttcttGTGTCTTTCATGCAAAATATACTGCTTGTGAGGACCAGGTTCATAGTCTCCCTGCAGACATGGCTAACGCCAAAGATGCTGCGTAGCTTTGCATTCCTCTTCTCATCCGTATTCCTTATGGTCAGCCATCTGCACATCTGCTGCACCTCCCAGCTTGTGCAAAGATTTTTGCCTGGGAAAGAGTACATTTTGGTCTGACAAGCCATCAGTCACAGAAGTCTCAGTCCCGCTTCTCCGACGGTTTGTTGGGTTTCTGGCCCAGTCGTTGTTGCTGAGCTCAGCCTTCTGTCACGGCTTCCCAGTCCATTTCTTGCCTGTTGAATACTTGTGATGTCCAGAGACTGTGCTGGACCACAGAAAACACCCtccagtattttcattttctataagCACTTTACAGCCCACAACACCAGCGCAAGGATGTTGGGTTGGAAGACAAAAGCTCATTTCTTTTCTGGTGTAAATTGTCCTTAATGCTCCAGACTTCCTTGCATGGCTTTTAAACATTGTTGACATAAACTACCAGCGATGGACCCTGCCAAGACGTGCATTAGCCCACCGGCAGCGTGCCTGTGTGGTGGAGAGCTTTCAGCTGCGTCTCCCTGGCTCCATGCctctcagcacagcccctctGTGGTGGCTGGTGGTTGACCTTAGCCTTCTATTTGGGAAAGGAAGGGACAGGGGTGACACTTGGACCCTTCCCAAGCACTGGTGAcacctcccctctgccccagcccagctTTACTCGTTTCCCCTGCAAAtgcacttcaaatatttttggtTCTACCACTTTCCTGCGAAATGACGGTGGGGAAAGACCAACCAGAGGATACAGTCCAGGGCTACAAAAATGATAAGTGATGATTTTGTCCAGATTGAATGAAAAAATAGCATCCTGCTTCCCCAGTAGGAAATCAGTGCTTATTTAAGAGATGTTTCTTTTTGGCGGTTCTCATGGAGTATATTTAATCACAACGTTTTGGCTCCTCTGGCACTGCTCCATCACCTAAATTGATGTTAA
This window contains:
- the NMNAT2 gene encoding nicotinamide/nicotinic acid mononucleotide adenylyltransferase 2 → MTETTKTHVILLACGSFNPITKGHIQMFERARDYLHKTGRFIVIGGIVSPVHDSYGKTGLVSSRHRLTMCQLAVQSSDWIRVDPWECYQDTWQTTCSVLEHHRDLMKRVTGCILSNVNTPSITPVIGQPQNESSQTIYQNNNNVSNKPTAAKILGKVGESLSRICCVRPPMERFTFVDENANLGTVMRYEEIELRILLLCGSDLLESFCIPGLWNEADMEVIVGEFGIVVVPRDGADPDRIMNHSSILRKYKNNILVVKDDSNHPMSVVSSTKSRLALQHGDGHVVDYLCQPVIDYILKSQLYINASG